A section of the Elizabethkingia anophelis R26 genome encodes:
- a CDS encoding TCR/Tet family MFS transporter encodes MENKKTNTAIGFIFITMLIDITGWGIIIPVIPKLIEELIHGDISEAAKYGGWLSFAYAFTQFIFAPLVGNLSDKYGRRPIILISLLGFAIDYVFLALSPNIIWLFIGRVIAGMTGASITTASAYIADISTEENRAKNFGLIGAAFGMGFIIGPVLGGLLGQFGSRVPFYAAAVLCLINFIYGYFILPESLDKDHRRAFEWKRANPIGSLFMLKKHPKISGLILVLILVYIGAHAVQSNWSYFTMYMFGWKEKEVGLSLGLIGLLVGLVQGVLIRWINPKIGNERSIYYGLGLYAIGMLLFAFATESWMMFAFLVPYCLGGICGPALQSVITGNVSKQEQGELQGALTSLMSATAIIGPPLMTNLFFYFTHDQAPFQFPGAPFFLAFIMLGMGTVIAYFNFKKK; translated from the coding sequence ATGGAAAATAAAAAGACGAACACCGCGATAGGCTTTATATTCATCACCATGCTTATCGATATAACAGGATGGGGGATTATTATCCCGGTTATACCCAAGCTAATAGAAGAACTTATTCATGGCGATATCAGCGAAGCTGCAAAGTATGGAGGCTGGCTAAGTTTTGCCTATGCATTCACCCAGTTTATATTTGCCCCTCTGGTAGGGAATCTTAGTGATAAATACGGGAGACGCCCCATTATTCTGATATCTTTATTGGGGTTTGCAATAGATTACGTATTTCTGGCATTATCTCCAAATATTATATGGTTGTTTATAGGTCGTGTTATAGCAGGTATGACGGGAGCAAGTATTACAACGGCAAGTGCTTATATTGCCGATATTAGTACGGAAGAAAACCGGGCAAAGAATTTCGGGCTTATCGGAGCTGCCTTTGGGATGGGCTTCATTATCGGACCTGTATTAGGAGGACTTTTAGGTCAGTTTGGTTCCAGAGTTCCTTTTTATGCGGCGGCTGTACTGTGCTTAATTAACTTCATTTACGGTTACTTTATTCTTCCGGAATCTTTAGACAAAGATCACAGAAGAGCGTTTGAATGGAAGAGAGCCAATCCTATAGGATCGTTATTTATGCTGAAGAAGCATCCTAAAATATCAGGTCTGATATTAGTACTTATTCTGGTATATATTGGTGCACACGCGGTACAAAGTAACTGGTCTTATTTTACCATGTACATGTTTGGATGGAAAGAAAAAGAAGTTGGTTTATCTTTGGGACTTATCGGGCTATTGGTTGGATTGGTACAAGGAGTACTTATACGTTGGATAAACCCTAAAATAGGAAATGAACGAAGTATCTATTACGGACTCGGATTATATGCAATAGGAATGTTACTATTTGCTTTTGCAACCGAAAGCTGGATGATGTTTGCTTTTTTGGTGCCTTATTGTTTAGGCGGTATCTGTGGACCTGCATTGCAATCTGTAATTACAGGAAATGTATCCAAACAGGAACAAGGAGAACTACAGGGGGCTTTAACGAGTCTTATGAGTGCAACAGCTATTATCGGTCCACCATTAATGACGAACCTGTTTTTTTACTTCACGCACGATCAGGCACCTTTCCAGTTTCCGGGAGCTCCGTTTTTTCTGGCATTCATAATGTTGGGAATGGGAACAGTGATTGCCTATTTTAACTTTAAAAAGAAATAA
- a CDS encoding Sec-independent protein translocase subunit TatA/TatB produces the protein MELSIGEMLVVALVIVVLFGPDKIPSIARELGQGVRKMKGAMEDIKTEIMKEADNPISDIKKEIDKVKQTVTDINPLNDVQKQIEDMKNSVNPMDQHVADTSSPAAEKTTETIAHSETEQIASVEKKVDPLSDEHVGPVSR, from the coding sequence ATGGAACTTAGCATAGGAGAAATGTTAGTGGTGGCATTAGTCATCGTAGTATTATTTGGACCGGATAAAATACCGAGTATTGCGCGCGAATTAGGACAGGGCGTCCGTAAAATGAAAGGTGCAATGGAGGATATTAAAACGGAGATTATGAAGGAGGCTGATAATCCGATTTCAGACATCAAAAAAGAAATTGATAAAGTAAAACAAACTGTTACTGATATTAATCCGCTTAATGATGTACAAAAGCAGATAGAGGATATGAAAAACTCTGTAAATCCGATGGACCAGCATGTAGCTGATACTTCTTCTCCGGCTGCGGAAAAAACTACAGAGACAATAGCCCATTCAGAAACCGAACAAATAGCTTCAGTTGAGAAAAAAGTTGATCCTTTAAGTGATGAACATGTTGGTCCGGTAAGCCGATAG
- a CDS encoding phosphatase PAP2 family protein yields the protein MEEIVHSDKELLLYLNGLGSSGFDSFWIYMTKPLVWIPLYLLLLFLVYKKYSVKNFLFILLFIAVGITASDQIANIFKYGFQRLRPCHDPELINHMRLVTCGGKYGFYSAHASTTFFLATFLSFLIGKNYKFLPYLLFIWAIVVSYSRIYLGVHFPGDVAVGALMGFLLGGLFATLALRYVSKK from the coding sequence ATGGAAGAGATTGTTCACTCGGATAAAGAGCTTTTATTATATCTAAACGGTCTTGGATCATCGGGATTTGATTCCTTTTGGATCTATATGACCAAGCCATTGGTGTGGATACCTTTATACCTTTTATTATTGTTTCTGGTTTATAAAAAGTATTCTGTAAAGAATTTCTTATTTATATTGCTTTTCATTGCTGTAGGAATTACAGCAAGTGACCAGATTGCTAATATTTTTAAATATGGTTTCCAAAGACTGAGACCTTGCCATGATCCTGAATTGATTAACCATATGCGTTTGGTTACCTGTGGTGGAAAGTATGGATTTTATTCGGCACATGCCAGTACAACTTTTTTCCTGGCAACTTTTTTAAGTTTCCTTATCGGAAAAAATTATAAGTTTTTGCCATATTTGCTTTTCATATGGGCAATAGTGGTTTCCTATAGCAGAATATATCTAGGCGTTCATTTTCCGGGAGATGTCGCAGTAGGAGCTTTAATGGGCTTCTTATTGGGAGGTTTGTTCGCTACGCTGGCATTGAGATACGTGAGCAAAAAGTAA
- the rlmH gene encoding 23S rRNA (pseudouridine(1915)-N(3))-methyltransferase RlmH: MRISLICIGKTDDAEIKKLIAYYIPRLPKHFNFEFIEIPDVKNAKNLTDIQLKKEEAKLFLNYLDNTDTVVLLDEKGKQFTSREFASKIDNWMNMSTRHLAFLVGGAYGFSEEIYSRAQEKISLSKMTFTHQMIRLFFVEQIYRASTILQGKPYHND; encoded by the coding sequence ATGCGTATAAGTTTAATATGTATTGGTAAAACGGATGATGCTGAAATTAAGAAACTCATTGCTTATTACATTCCACGTCTTCCGAAACATTTTAATTTTGAATTTATTGAAATTCCTGACGTTAAAAATGCCAAAAACCTTACTGATATTCAGTTAAAGAAAGAAGAAGCCAAGTTATTCCTTAATTATCTCGATAATACAGATACCGTTGTATTATTGGATGAAAAAGGTAAACAGTTTACATCCCGTGAATTTGCATCCAAAATAGATAACTGGATGAATATGTCTACCCGACATCTCGCCTTCCTTGTAGGAGGAGCTTATGGCTTCTCTGAAGAAATCTACAGCAGGGCTCAGGAAAAGATTTCATTGTCAAAAATGACATTTACCCATCAGATGATTCGTTTGTTCTTTGTAGAGCAGATTTATCGCGCTTCTACAATTCTGCAAGGAAAACCCTATCATAATGATTAA
- a CDS encoding YihY/virulence factor BrkB family protein, translating into MPLKTPQLIIRFRDFLDSIHLPMLGISLLKMFEIYGEGIFKNPVIRQAAAISWAFFLSLFPFLLFLLSILPYLPHYDKLQFYIFDVMLANILPADIKVYVTEYLQDTLIPNLKGISNFVTIILALIFGTNGTHALIMGFNLNTDVKRTFFRNYGIALLITIAFVSITVLSLLGIYYAEVVMKLFNPVNSISWLVNNLTKIISFISFPLFYFILLALFYWVGCLKITRFREAIPGAIFSTLLFGFITYVFAFYVRDIARYNFLYGSIGSIILVMIWVNLNIILILFGNELNLAIKKVKMDKKIGDELAAQIEQQQFVQTSSAPNNNDHNIQL; encoded by the coding sequence ATGCCATTAAAAACGCCTCAATTAATCATTAGATTTCGTGACTTTCTCGATAGCATACACCTGCCTATGTTGGGCATTTCGTTGTTGAAAATGTTTGAAATCTATGGAGAAGGTATTTTTAAAAATCCTGTTATCAGGCAGGCAGCAGCAATTTCATGGGCTTTTTTCCTAAGCCTGTTTCCTTTTTTATTATTTCTGCTTTCAATTCTTCCGTATCTGCCGCATTATGACAAACTCCAGTTTTATATATTCGATGTGATGTTGGCCAACATATTACCGGCTGATATAAAGGTTTATGTTACAGAATATTTGCAGGATACTCTGATTCCGAATCTTAAAGGCATTAGCAACTTTGTAACCATCATACTAGCGTTAATATTTGGTACAAATGGAACACATGCCCTCATTATGGGATTTAATCTGAATACAGATGTAAAGCGTACTTTCTTCAGAAACTATGGAATTGCACTGCTTATTACAATTGCTTTTGTAAGTATTACCGTTTTATCTCTTCTGGGAATTTATTACGCAGAGGTTGTAATGAAGCTCTTTAATCCGGTAAATAGTATTTCCTGGCTGGTCAATAACCTTACCAAAATCATCAGTTTTATTTCTTTTCCTTTATTCTATTTTATTTTGCTGGCTTTATTTTACTGGGTTGGCTGTCTTAAAATTACAAGATTCCGAGAGGCTATTCCGGGGGCTATTTTCAGTACATTATTATTTGGCTTTATTACTTATGTTTTTGCCTTTTATGTACGGGATATTGCTCGTTATAACTTCTTATATGGTTCTATTGGTTCCATAATTTTGGTCATGATCTGGGTGAACCTTAATATCATCCTTATCTTGTTTGGCAATGAGCTTAATCTGGCCATAAAGAAAGTGAAAATGGATAAAAAAATAGGGGATGAGCTGGCGGCACAAATAGAACAACAGCAGTTTGTACAAACGTCATCTGCCCCAAACAATAACGATCACAATATACAGTTATAA
- a CDS encoding thiol-activated cytolysin family protein has translation MRIYSLFSLALAVTSSVIITSCATDNLPDRSSVTNNMARVELPVINITSFGTKPSFLNIQKSASTKSLNLIAENSGDTETKEFESSESVVLNHLNRYVFPGSLLMGNSIQDLNYKPVFASLNPITVSLSIPAINQNTAITITNPSLSATRAAVYNYLKTADFTQNGQLSYSIQQFSSYDELKVAFGSNVNSRNLFGKNSSSTNVEEGMVARQSGFYVKFYQTSFTLDMDVPNGSLVKDNNFDSEGIEPVYVSSISYGRMGILAIETNEKAEDAKRIINETFNKLFYKKQTNFSQEEKSFIEGADFNLYLVGGDGSTASQSFKGYEAFVNHVSQGTFSKDQPGVPIFCSYSYLKDNSPVKTKFKFDIKRPPLYVKLVKENMKDINFNDPDGGIYDNKKEAILKIYFYKNRSLVPTLPNPYINFKIREKKKKWQSIAPVYYSSLDQVPFNISERILTKQNTLQNIFATIQTQDNTEFSLISRIIRGGGRQNPVPAGFRAIEINDYELVEDSNYIIIKD, from the coding sequence ATGAGAATTTATAGCTTATTTAGTTTGGCTCTAGCAGTAACATCAAGTGTCATAATTACAAGTTGTGCTACAGATAATCTTCCTGACAGATCTTCTGTAACAAATAACATGGCAAGAGTTGAGCTACCTGTGATTAATATTACTTCATTCGGAACTAAGCCCTCTTTTTTGAATATTCAAAAATCAGCTTCAACGAAATCATTAAACCTAATTGCTGAAAATTCCGGAGATACTGAAACAAAAGAATTTGAGTCATCTGAATCTGTAGTACTAAATCACCTGAATCGTTATGTTTTTCCCGGATCTTTACTAATGGGGAATTCTATTCAGGATTTAAATTACAAGCCTGTTTTTGCTTCTCTGAATCCAATTACTGTATCACTTTCTATTCCGGCTATTAACCAGAATACAGCCATAACAATTACTAATCCTTCTCTTTCTGCAACAAGAGCTGCTGTATATAATTACTTAAAAACAGCTGATTTTACACAGAATGGGCAGCTTAGTTATAGTATCCAGCAATTTTCTTCCTATGATGAATTAAAGGTTGCTTTTGGGTCTAATGTAAATTCCAGAAATTTATTTGGTAAAAACTCTTCCTCAACAAATGTTGAAGAAGGTATGGTTGCTAGACAAAGCGGATTTTATGTGAAATTTTATCAGACTTCTTTTACTTTGGATATGGACGTACCTAATGGTTCATTAGTGAAAGATAATAATTTTGACAGTGAAGGCATAGAACCGGTTTATGTAAGTTCTATCTCTTATGGGAGAATGGGGATATTAGCAATTGAGACAAATGAAAAGGCAGAAGACGCAAAAAGGATAATTAATGAAACATTTAATAAACTGTTTTATAAAAAACAGACAAATTTTAGCCAAGAAGAAAAGTCTTTTATTGAGGGTGCAGATTTCAATCTATATTTAGTAGGTGGAGATGGTTCTACTGCCTCCCAATCTTTCAAAGGTTATGAAGCATTTGTAAATCATGTTTCACAAGGTACATTCTCTAAAGATCAACCTGGAGTGCCTATTTTCTGCAGTTATTCTTATTTAAAGGACAATTCTCCGGTGAAAACTAAATTCAAATTCGATATTAAAAGACCTCCGCTATATGTAAAGTTAGTGAAAGAAAACATGAAGGATATTAATTTTAATGATCCGGATGGAGGGATTTATGATAATAAAAAAGAGGCAATATTAAAAATCTATTTTTATAAGAACAGAAGTTTAGTTCCTACCCTACCAAACCCTTATATTAATTTTAAAATAAGAGAAAAAAAGAAAAAATGGCAGAGCATTGCCCCTGTTTATTATAGCTCATTAGACCAAGTACCATTCAATATTTCGGAAAGAATACTAACAAAACAGAACACCCTTCAAAATATTTTTGCAACTATACAAACACAAGATAATACAGAATTTTCACTTATATCACGAATTATAAGAGGTGGTGGACGTCAAAATCCTGTTCCGGCAGGATTTCGTGCTATAGAAATAAATGATTATGAATTAGTTGAAGACTCTAATTATATTATAATTAAAGATTAG
- a CDS encoding thiol-activated cytolysin family protein, protein MKKLLFPIVALAATSLTIISCRQDSEVNPLQVQNSSKVLNPNVTLPANNLLYDEFFVSKESKLIEDSRNNKRKTSKIASLNPYASTKAVLTTTSSTLTSDQIVVTVPQKTFIGGVYNSTTLDNLDYTPISYPLDPITVSYSFPSDFIVDTIERPSLSSMRASVFKAMRAANFSGEQSLAFDYNIKQFSYYSELKIAFGSNVNIGKIFSIDISGSNNKIKRTTGVFAKFTQKNFTIDMDLPADGNIFKNNSDLALTNGKNPVYISSVTYGRLGIISIESNASYNEVNFALKAALTAGIVNGSLNIDSNSKKILEESDLSVYLVGGRGTDAVQVIKGFAGFSNFIVNGGQFTPEAPGVPIYFSASHASDNSVYYTTFTIDK, encoded by the coding sequence ATGAAAAAATTATTATTCCCTATTGTGGCGTTAGCTGCAACTTCATTGACAATTATTTCTTGTCGTCAGGATTCTGAAGTAAATCCACTGCAAGTTCAAAATTCCTCTAAAGTACTTAATCCAAATGTTACTCTGCCTGCTAATAATTTGCTTTATGATGAATTTTTTGTTTCAAAAGAAAGCAAACTTATAGAAGATAGCAGAAATAATAAGAGAAAAACAAGCAAAATTGCTTCACTCAATCCTTATGCTTCTACAAAAGCAGTTCTAACAACTACCTCCTCAACATTAACAAGTGATCAAATTGTTGTTACTGTTCCACAAAAAACATTTATTGGAGGTGTTTATAATTCTACTACTTTAGATAATTTGGACTATACACCTATAAGTTATCCTTTAGACCCAATTACAGTTTCCTATTCATTTCCATCAGATTTTATCGTAGATACAATAGAAAGACCTTCGCTTTCAAGTATGAGGGCTTCAGTATTTAAGGCAATGAGGGCTGCTAATTTTAGTGGAGAGCAATCTTTAGCTTTTGATTATAATATTAAGCAGTTTTCATATTACAGTGAGCTTAAAATTGCTTTTGGCTCTAATGTTAATATTGGCAAAATATTTAGTATTGATATTAGTGGTTCAAACAATAAGATTAAGAGAACTACAGGTGTTTTTGCAAAATTCACTCAAAAAAACTTTACAATAGATATGGATTTACCTGCTGACGGAAATATATTCAAGAATAATTCAGATCTGGCTCTAACCAATGGTAAGAATCCTGTATATATTAGTTCTGTTACTTATGGACGTTTGGGCATTATTTCTATTGAATCCAATGCATCTTATAATGAAGTTAATTTTGCTCTAAAAGCAGCACTAACAGCAGGAATTGTTAATGGATCTTTAAATATTGATTCCAATAGTAAAAAGATATTAGAAGAATCTGACCTTAGTGTTTATCTTGTGGGAGGCAGGGGTACTGACGCTGTACAAGTGATAAAAGGATTTGCAGGCTTTAGTAACTTTATTGTAAATGGAGGGCAGTTTACTCCAGAAGCTCCTGGGGTGCCAATTTATTTCTCTGCCAGCCATGCTAGTGATAATTCTGTATATTATACAACTTTTACAATTGATAAATAA
- a CDS encoding TonB-dependent receptor plug domain-containing protein: protein MKKVFVSSCLISFTLCMAQEKIIDTVYVFDNQMNRVRNFHHVTKLTSSDLEKNATNLSEVLRFQSPVYIKENGRGAVSSPSFRGTTAQQTAFVWNGININSSFLGQGDINNTGLLGYDQLDIKPGGGSVVYGSGAIGGSIHLNNTLDFNKGLKGSLYSEAGSYETFNTILRTSYSNEKLSVKFSGNYAISKNDYEVEEKNYINRNGNYYNTTFNFGLSYKLNYNNKISWQSQLFDSSQHYPVFFETTTPTKYKTQNIRSLIAWEYNKKNINNNLRLAYTEENFQYYASITEPKSSGGSVKNYIIKNDFNYFLNDKLNINIISEFQQNKGEGYLSGIKDISRNIFSLAGLIRYFPFKKLSFETGVKKDFIEDISSPLLFSFSGKWNALKFYNIKTSFSKNFRYPSFNDLYWQPGGNINLKPETAIQLDMNHEFKINDFSLVISPFYIKIKDMIRWLPTANGYWAPINTDNVESYGSEVQIDYRKKITENHNINAQLGYSFTKSVNSDTQKQLMYVPLHKFFSNIGYEYKFMKLYIQGMWNGKTYTTSDESNNEALKSYFVLNAGISGTLLKHYSVGFKINNITNAVYETTLYYPLPMRNYSLFVNINF from the coding sequence ATGAAAAAAGTTTTCGTTTCATCCTGTTTAATTAGCTTTACATTATGTATGGCTCAGGAAAAGATTATTGATACAGTTTATGTATTTGATAATCAAATGAACAGGGTGCGAAATTTTCATCATGTCACTAAATTAACTTCTTCTGATCTTGAAAAGAATGCAACAAATCTTTCAGAGGTTCTGCGTTTTCAATCTCCTGTTTATATTAAAGAAAATGGCAGAGGAGCTGTTTCATCTCCATCTTTCAGAGGTACAACTGCACAGCAAACGGCTTTTGTCTGGAATGGCATCAATATAAATTCCTCTTTTTTAGGCCAGGGAGATATTAATAATACTGGGCTTCTGGGATATGATCAATTGGATATAAAACCAGGCGGGGGAAGTGTTGTATATGGAAGCGGAGCTATTGGAGGAAGTATCCACCTTAATAATACATTAGATTTTAACAAAGGACTAAAAGGTTCTCTTTATTCTGAAGCCGGATCATATGAAACTTTTAATACCATATTAAGAACATCATACAGCAATGAGAAGCTTAGTGTTAAATTTTCAGGCAATTATGCTATAAGCAAGAATGATTATGAAGTTGAAGAGAAAAATTACATCAACCGGAATGGCAATTACTACAATACAACTTTTAATTTTGGGTTATCTTATAAATTAAACTATAATAATAAGATTTCCTGGCAAAGCCAATTATTTGATTCTTCTCAGCATTATCCTGTTTTTTTTGAAACAACAACTCCAACAAAGTACAAGACCCAGAATATCCGTAGTCTAATTGCATGGGAATACAATAAAAAAAATATTAATAATAATCTAAGACTAGCATATACCGAAGAAAACTTCCAATACTATGCTAGTATTACTGAACCAAAATCAAGCGGAGGATCAGTCAAAAATTATATCATTAAAAATGATTTTAATTATTTTCTGAATGACAAATTAAATATTAATATTATTTCTGAATTTCAACAGAATAAAGGAGAAGGCTATCTGTCAGGAATTAAGGATATAAGTCGTAACATATTTTCTCTAGCAGGACTCATTCGGTATTTTCCATTTAAGAAGCTAAGTTTTGAAACAGGTGTAAAAAAAGATTTTATCGAAGATATTTCCTCTCCTCTTTTGTTTTCTTTTTCCGGAAAGTGGAATGCTTTGAAATTTTACAATATTAAAACGAGTTTTTCAAAAAATTTCAGATACCCGTCATTCAATGATTTATATTGGCAACCTGGAGGTAATATAAATCTTAAACCAGAGACAGCCATTCAGTTAGATATGAATCATGAATTTAAAATTAATGATTTTAGTCTAGTGATTTCACCATTTTATATCAAGATAAAAGATATGATCAGATGGTTACCTACAGCTAATGGATATTGGGCTCCAATCAATACTGACAATGTGGAGTCTTACGGATCCGAAGTGCAGATTGATTATAGAAAGAAGATTACTGAAAACCATAATATCAATGCACAATTAGGATATTCTTTTACTAAATCTGTTAATTCAGATACTCAAAAGCAACTTATGTACGTTCCTCTGCATAAATTCTTTAGTAATATTGGCTATGAATATAAATTCATGAAATTATATATCCAGGGAATGTGGAATGGTAAAACGTATACCACATCTGATGAGAGTAATAATGAAGCATTAAAATCTTATTTTGTTTTAAATGCAGGTATTTCAGGCACATTGTTGAAACATTATTCAGTTGGGTTTAAGATTAATAATATAACCAATGCAGTATACGAAACTACACTATACTATCCCCTGCCTATGAGGAATTATAGTCTTTTTGTCAATATAAATTTCTAA
- the cdd gene encoding cytidine deaminase produces the protein MKQDLNIHFEVYKNISELDDTEKKLFETASEIRKTAYAPYSEFFVGCAILLENGEIIVGNNQENAAYPSGLCAERTAIYWLAANHPGQEIKKIFVVGGPKNEVADNNIPIPPCGSCRQSILEYESKQSSPIEIYFASTQGKTVKCYSVKDLLPFSFDKNYL, from the coding sequence ATGAAACAAGATTTAAACATTCATTTTGAAGTTTATAAAAACATATCGGAATTAGATGATACTGAAAAGAAGCTATTCGAAACAGCTTCTGAAATCCGTAAAACGGCTTACGCTCCTTATTCGGAGTTTTTTGTAGGATGTGCAATCCTTCTTGAAAACGGTGAAATTATTGTTGGTAACAATCAGGAAAATGCAGCGTATCCCTCCGGATTATGTGCAGAAAGAACTGCTATATACTGGCTGGCTGCAAACCATCCCGGACAGGAAATTAAAAAAATATTTGTTGTAGGAGGCCCAAAAAACGAGGTAGCTGACAATAATATTCCAATACCGCCATGTGGTTCATGCAGACAATCTATATTGGAATATGAGAGTAAGCAAAGCTCTCCTATTGAAATTTATTTTGCATCTACACAAGGAAAAACAGTTAAATGCTACAGTGTAAAAGATTTACTGCCTTTTTCTTTCGATAAAAATTATTTATAA